From a single Ooceraea biroi isolate clonal line C1 chromosome 12, Obir_v5.4, whole genome shotgun sequence genomic region:
- the LOC105284165 gene encoding protein THEM6 isoform X1, with the protein MLFAINLQSIVIRRVPRRYKSSKSKVYKIILMFPLYFYGIVIGIMYVLLDVNYFLRLGFLYAWVIFFRNKKKILDTTTIYGICTTRDIDIVLTHMNNARYLRELDFGRFYYYNKTGLHRHMFKRSSAAFQTASLVRHRRSILIFMPYKITTKLIYWDDRNFYMEQQFIGLKDDFVYTTVITRQTLVNSKISVQDILSTCESDIQKPKPTKELQFWLEAIKESSQNLRKQN; encoded by the exons ATGTTATTCGCGATTAATCTTCAGTCCATAGTGATACGGCGTGTTCCACGGCGATACAAGTCAAGTAAGAGCAAAGTGTACAAAATTATTCTCATGTTTCCCTTATATTTCTACGGCATAGTGATTGGCATCATGTACGTTCTACTCGACGTGAACTATTTCCTGAGACTTGGCTTCCTCTATGCCTGGGTCATTTTCTTCAGAAATAAGAAGAAGATCTTGGACACGACTACGATTTACG GCATCTGTACTACTCGGGACATAGATATAGTTCTCACACACATGAATAATGCGAGATATCTACGCGAGCTAGATTTTGgacgtttttattattacaacaaGACAGGACTTCATCGACATATGTTCAAAAGAAGTAGTGCCGCTTTTCAAACTGCATCCCTCGTACGACATCGTCGATCGATTCTTATATTTATGCCATATAAGATCACCACGAAG CTCATTTACTGGGACGACAGGAATTTTTACATGGAACAACAATTTATTGGTCTCAAAGACGACTTTGTTTATACTACCGTAATAACTAGACAAACTCTAGTCAACTCAAAAATCTCAGTACAAGATATACTCTCCACATGCGAATCGGATATACAAAAACCGAAGCCTACGAAAGAGTTGCAATTTTGGCTAGAGGCTATAAAAGAATCATCTCAAAATTTAAGGAaacaaaactga
- the LOC105284165 gene encoding protein THEM6 isoform X2, whose amino-acid sequence MYVLLDVNYFLRLGFLYAWVIFFRNKKKILDTTTIYGICTTRDIDIVLTHMNNARYLRELDFGRFYYYNKTGLHRHMFKRSSAAFQTASLVRHRRSILIFMPYKITTKLIYWDDRNFYMEQQFIGLKDDFVYTTVITRQTLVNSKISVQDILSTCESDIQKPKPTKELQFWLEAIKESSQNLRKQN is encoded by the exons ATGTACGTTCTACTCGACGTGAACTATTTCCTGAGACTTGGCTTCCTCTATGCCTGGGTCATTTTCTTCAGAAATAAGAAGAAGATCTTGGACACGACTACGATTTACG GCATCTGTACTACTCGGGACATAGATATAGTTCTCACACACATGAATAATGCGAGATATCTACGCGAGCTAGATTTTGgacgtttttattattacaacaaGACAGGACTTCATCGACATATGTTCAAAAGAAGTAGTGCCGCTTTTCAAACTGCATCCCTCGTACGACATCGTCGATCGATTCTTATATTTATGCCATATAAGATCACCACGAAG CTCATTTACTGGGACGACAGGAATTTTTACATGGAACAACAATTTATTGGTCTCAAAGACGACTTTGTTTATACTACCGTAATAACTAGACAAACTCTAGTCAACTCAAAAATCTCAGTACAAGATATACTCTCCACATGCGAATCGGATATACAAAAACCGAAGCCTACGAAAGAGTTGCAATTTTGGCTAGAGGCTATAAAAGAATCATCTCAAAATTTAAGGAaacaaaactga